The following are from one region of the Advenella mimigardefordensis DPN7 genome:
- a CDS encoding DUF2169 family type VI secretion system accessory protein: MKTVKPLRLGVLTRPFGLQEKSYLGVVVYALVDFNGESPKLVPDAELTTHLLQDMDCEGILDLVLPKPVPEFLVSGNAYTAHQQDKTRCAVRVQVDKLEKSLLVSGERYWLNGTMTSPQAFDEMPVSWSHAYGGADFAENPAGKGRDREWINGSWVRRLPNVEAPASTMHRQDQAILPASFGPVLLTRPRRYSQVGTFSQEWMQNDMNAFFPDMDPRLFNAAEPDQRWPDRDSLPLGASFRIWNMHPEQHCWSGILPDWKARCFVLQQMSSAREPEHEAFLEVDLRPTTVWFLPNIRHAILMYHGALPVAQSYAEDALAILPAMELPDQPKTKSYYRQIFDQRNDMETGALYTLRDRDLIPKSIMGDWLDTKPQLQSPFLDNAHKFEQRKRAQIRAFLNKHGTSLPDSERDELNALVPEFVGPPFPADPEHMPELHERMQKLKADAMAQLEAQKQSARQQLSELNAVDPQHTGSKDAEGAAPALDAAQIEEIGRHIDSPAPADRQQMQDAFGELTKQQEKLEADWEKWSQQHGDPDNTTTKLKDMKQQREQSRKQLGKINLYSAHLIGGKIIVDSHVADKKRSEAQQRYAEGQSMQDMNLAGANLSNLEFVDADISGSDLSGADLTGAVFRRCNLTNVILSRASIQDASFTDCELNGTNLGETQVERSNFSGSRLKNVILHKTEFSRCDFRQTRWQDILNNTHARFSACRFDASSADKTVFVQCHFENSSFYQAKFSQTIFQQTTLVNVNFEQSQQKSAGFVACDMDTINFSQARLDGVSFIYKLNIRHCAFRETRLKGCSFKGTVLHGIQAQKARLQYCDLTLADLRYADFTGADMHHCVLKSANLRDSLFNQADFTSAILTKADLRGADLRYANFCTADISEVRMDNTTLIENIYTEHTKRYPLYREPFAQQDGARP, encoded by the coding sequence ATGAAAACAGTCAAACCTCTACGACTGGGCGTCTTAACCCGCCCATTCGGGTTACAGGAAAAAAGCTATCTGGGTGTCGTCGTATATGCGCTGGTGGATTTCAATGGCGAATCCCCGAAACTCGTACCCGATGCCGAGCTGACCACTCATCTTTTGCAGGACATGGATTGCGAAGGTATTCTGGATCTCGTTCTGCCAAAACCTGTACCGGAGTTTCTTGTCAGCGGCAACGCCTATACCGCACATCAGCAGGATAAAACGCGTTGCGCGGTACGGGTACAGGTAGACAAACTGGAAAAAAGTTTGCTGGTTTCCGGCGAGCGCTACTGGCTGAACGGTACCATGACCTCACCCCAGGCATTCGATGAAATGCCTGTCAGCTGGAGCCATGCATACGGGGGTGCGGATTTCGCCGAAAACCCGGCCGGCAAGGGTCGCGATCGGGAGTGGATCAATGGCAGCTGGGTGCGGCGCTTACCCAACGTAGAGGCGCCCGCCAGTACCATGCATCGACAGGATCAGGCAATACTTCCTGCCTCTTTCGGCCCGGTCCTTTTGACACGCCCACGCCGTTACTCGCAGGTAGGCACGTTCAGCCAGGAATGGATGCAAAACGACATGAACGCATTCTTCCCCGATATGGACCCTCGGCTGTTCAACGCAGCCGAACCCGATCAACGCTGGCCAGACCGCGATAGCTTGCCTTTAGGCGCATCGTTTCGCATATGGAATATGCATCCCGAACAGCATTGCTGGAGCGGCATCCTGCCTGACTGGAAGGCGAGATGCTTCGTATTGCAGCAAATGTCCAGTGCCAGAGAACCGGAACACGAAGCATTCCTGGAGGTCGACCTGAGGCCGACCACAGTATGGTTCTTGCCGAATATCCGGCACGCTATTCTGATGTATCATGGCGCGTTGCCCGTTGCACAGTCCTACGCGGAAGACGCGTTGGCCATACTGCCGGCCATGGAACTGCCGGACCAGCCAAAAACCAAGTCCTATTACCGACAGATTTTTGATCAGCGCAACGACATGGAAACGGGCGCCCTGTATACCTTGCGTGATCGTGACCTGATTCCCAAATCCATCATGGGAGACTGGCTGGATACCAAGCCCCAGTTGCAAAGCCCATTCCTGGACAACGCGCATAAATTCGAGCAGCGCAAAAGAGCGCAGATCCGTGCCTTTCTGAATAAACATGGCACGAGCCTTCCGGACAGCGAACGCGATGAGCTCAATGCGCTGGTTCCCGAGTTTGTCGGTCCGCCCTTTCCCGCAGATCCGGAGCATATGCCCGAATTGCACGAACGGATGCAAAAACTCAAGGCCGATGCGATGGCACAATTGGAAGCGCAAAAACAGAGCGCGCGCCAACAATTGTCGGAACTGAATGCCGTCGACCCGCAACACACCGGATCGAAGGACGCCGAAGGGGCTGCGCCCGCACTGGACGCCGCGCAGATTGAAGAGATCGGCAGGCACATTGATTCGCCCGCCCCGGCCGATCGTCAACAAATGCAGGATGCTTTCGGAGAATTAACGAAACAGCAGGAAAAGCTCGAAGCCGACTGGGAAAAATGGTCACAGCAACACGGAGACCCGGATAATACGACGACAAAACTGAAAGACATGAAGCAGCAGCGGGAGCAATCACGCAAGCAACTGGGGAAAATCAATCTGTATTCGGCGCACCTGATCGGCGGAAAAATCATTGTCGACAGCCATGTCGCTGACAAAAAACGGTCCGAAGCACAACAACGTTATGCTGAAGGACAGTCCATGCAGGACATGAATCTTGCCGGCGCAAATCTGTCAAACCTGGAATTTGTCGATGCAGACATCTCGGGTTCGGACTTATCCGGCGCCGATCTGACCGGTGCTGTCTTTCGGCGTTGCAATCTTACAAATGTCATCCTCAGCAGAGCCTCTATCCAGGACGCAAGCTTTACCGATTGCGAATTGAACGGCACTAACCTGGGCGAAACCCAGGTTGAAAGAAGCAATTTCTCCGGCTCCAGACTGAAAAATGTCATTTTGCACAAAACCGAATTTTCCCGTTGCGATTTCCGGCAAACCCGGTGGCAGGATATCCTGAACAATACGCATGCGCGATTCTCGGCATGCCGCTTTGATGCATCCAGCGCCGACAAAACTGTTTTCGTGCAGTGCCACTTTGAAAATAGCAGCTTTTATCAGGCAAAATTCTCACAGACTATCTTCCAGCAAACGACACTGGTCAATGTGAATTTCGAACAATCGCAGCAGAAAAGCGCCGGATTTGTTGCCTGCGATATGGACACCATTAACTTTTCGCAAGCGCGGCTTGATGGCGTATCGTTCATATACAAGCTGAACATTCGGCACTGCGCATTCCGGGAAACCAGACTAAAAGGCTGCAGCTTCAAGGGCACCGTCCTGCACGGCATCCAGGCTCAGAAGGCTCGCCTGCAGTACTGCGACCTGACACTGGCCGATCTGCGCTACGCCGACTTCACGGGCGCAGATATGCATCATTGCGTGCTCAAATCCGCCAATCTTCGCGATAGTCTTTTTAATCAGGCCGACTTCACCTCCGCTATTTTGACCAAGGCGGATTTGCGCGGTGCGGATCTGCGTTATGCGAACTTTTGTACAGCCGACATTTCCGAAGTACGCATGGATAACACAACCTTGATCGAAAATATCTACACCGAGCATACCAAGCGCTATCCGCTATACCGGGAACCATTCGCACAACAGGATGGCGCACGCCCATGA
- a CDS encoding pentapeptide repeat-containing protein, producing the protein MISPSTRQQFFDCLDSYEPIQEKNFAGLSLGNTELSGRVFEKVDFTGADFSGSRLDNIVFTNCRFDSSVFERADLLRCLFSGCELTASRFSHASLRECSIVESQLAKALFSEAILDSCTFGQTNLSAAILSQTECKKTTFFETDLTQTDFVGSTFEISVFFRNDLRQTRFDDCYFEKTVMNETLLAGQRFTGLTFQHCPFVKSDLKQAIFQDCYLAGCNFQESQLNNALFSACDCTNAIFIESDAPSVRFSDTQLSQSMWIQAVATDAHFTDCNMTESILHEANCENARWNRSDLTRADFSRANLRHTQFESVTLRDTLFHRALVSDGALLRKPGALPQRDYLHEAELWTQQARSR; encoded by the coding sequence ATGATTTCGCCCTCGACCCGCCAACAGTTCTTTGACTGCCTTGATAGTTACGAGCCGATACAGGAAAAAAATTTTGCCGGTCTTTCCCTTGGAAACACAGAGCTGTCGGGTCGCGTTTTCGAAAAGGTCGATTTCACCGGAGCCGACTTTAGCGGATCGCGCCTGGATAACATCGTTTTCACCAACTGCCGCTTTGACAGCAGCGTTTTTGAACGCGCAGACTTGCTGCGTTGCCTGTTTTCGGGATGTGAGCTAACCGCAAGCCGTTTCTCCCATGCCTCGCTCAGGGAATGTTCCATTGTCGAAAGCCAACTGGCAAAAGCGCTTTTCTCAGAAGCAATCCTGGATAGCTGCACCTTCGGCCAGACGAACCTGAGCGCCGCCATTCTGTCGCAAACGGAATGCAAAAAAACGACTTTTTTCGAAACCGATCTGACGCAGACCGATTTTGTCGGTAGTACGTTTGAAATCAGCGTCTTTTTCCGCAACGACCTGAGACAGACACGGTTCGATGATTGCTATTTCGAAAAAACCGTTATGAACGAAACCCTGCTCGCCGGGCAACGTTTCACCGGACTGACGTTTCAGCACTGTCCTTTCGTCAAGAGCGATTTGAAGCAGGCCATTTTCCAGGACTGTTACCTTGCCGGATGCAATTTCCAGGAAAGTCAGCTGAACAACGCCCTATTCAGCGCATGCGATTGCACCAATGCCATATTCATCGAGTCAGACGCGCCGTCAGTCCGGTTTTCGGACACCCAGCTATCGCAAAGCATGTGGATACAGGCCGTGGCCACCGACGCCCACTTCACAGACTGTAATATGACAGAAAGCATCCTGCATGAAGCTAATTGTGAAAACGCCCGGTGGAACCGTTCGGATCTGACCCGGGCCGATTTTTCCCGAGCCAATCTGCGCCATACTCAGTTTGAATCAGTCACACTGCGTGACACGCTATTTCATCGGGCCCTGGTTTCCGACGGCGCATTGCTACGCAAACCTGGCGCTTTGCCGCAACGAGATTACCTGCATGAGGCCGAGCTATGGACGCAACAGGCAAGGTCCCGATGA
- a CDS encoding type VI secretion system Vgr family protein — MDIPQLQNRPVIAHTPMPEVLHFKSMKGQAGLSELFEFNVELVAKTYMLDVRSLLGKPLTLQVETASGAPHYLNGQIIRFELVGRELLNSEYYVYRATVRPSLWYLTQSRDNRIFQNKSVVDILKQVLGAYSFPVEYNLTESYRNWEYCVQYQESDFDFVSRLMEHEGIYYWFRHENGEHTLVLTDDMSTHEPAPGHDTYTFYDGQMHMLAHEEFVSDWHVQAQITPGGYATVDYDFRKPSARLDSTSKNAETANTDKLEIYEWQGGYQEADHGEKYARLRLQEIQGAREQVLGICNIRAVEPGRNFKLRNHPRRTENREYLCVSASYNMSVAGYSTGTEQEDHFEVIFRALPSNIQFRAPRVTPQPKTSGPQTARVVGPAGEELWTDQYGRIKVMFHWDRQATGDENSSCWIRVSSPWAGGGFGGLQLPRINDEVVVDFIGGNPDRPVILGRVYNAQNMPPVSLPANATQSGFRSQSVFGDPSMRNQMIFEDKLGQELVDMRAQLDMVLNVVRNLTVTVGANLKTTVGETETRDVTGTRTTHIVGHEKETFDAGVHRDITASGLTDHIKGGATTKIITGNNVFRVEEGTNTVYVKSNEHHTIDGTLHQDVKEAATLHYKNKLTRTVAETEDVTVTGAATHTYENTFTSKHGGKVLFDATKQDFEILCKKYTITASSGEIKNVTSHAVNNYKAGRDTTVSGIDYKAVTILGYDVMPIKVSVTWAVNFGYSSLAIQVQPLRVALRGIAMQLDGLNLALTGLKFSNQAVKVDVSGASWKADGIDLKTTAAKTTLQGLGVTLAGLKLFA; from the coding sequence ATGGATATCCCTCAGTTACAGAACCGGCCCGTTATCGCGCATACACCGATGCCCGAGGTGCTTCACTTCAAAAGCATGAAAGGGCAGGCCGGGCTCTCGGAATTATTTGAGTTCAATGTCGAACTGGTCGCTAAAACCTATATGCTGGATGTCCGGTCGCTGCTGGGCAAGCCACTCACATTGCAGGTGGAAACCGCCAGCGGTGCACCGCATTACCTGAATGGCCAGATCATCCGGTTCGAGCTGGTGGGGCGTGAATTACTCAATTCCGAATATTATGTTTATCGCGCGACCGTAAGACCGTCTCTCTGGTATCTGACTCAATCCAGAGATAATCGCATTTTCCAGAATAAATCGGTGGTTGATATTCTCAAGCAGGTGCTGGGTGCTTACAGCTTCCCGGTGGAATACAATCTGACCGAGTCGTATCGCAATTGGGAATATTGCGTACAGTATCAGGAATCAGATTTCGATTTTGTCAGTCGATTGATGGAGCATGAGGGTATCTATTACTGGTTCCGTCATGAGAACGGCGAGCACACACTGGTGCTGACAGACGATATGTCTACGCATGAGCCCGCGCCCGGTCACGATACCTATACGTTCTACGATGGCCAGATGCACATGCTGGCGCATGAAGAATTCGTCTCAGACTGGCATGTACAGGCGCAGATCACGCCGGGCGGCTACGCCACGGTTGACTACGATTTCCGCAAGCCGAGCGCACGTCTGGATTCGACCAGCAAGAATGCCGAAACGGCCAACACCGACAAGCTGGAAATCTACGAGTGGCAGGGCGGGTACCAGGAAGCCGACCACGGTGAAAAATATGCTCGTCTGCGACTACAGGAAATACAGGGCGCAAGAGAGCAGGTGCTTGGCATCTGCAATATCCGCGCTGTAGAGCCTGGACGCAATTTCAAGCTGCGTAACCATCCCCGTCGTACCGAAAACCGCGAATACCTTTGTGTATCGGCCAGCTATAACATGAGCGTGGCCGGTTATTCTACCGGTACTGAACAAGAGGATCATTTTGAAGTGATCTTCCGTGCCTTGCCATCCAATATTCAATTTCGCGCGCCCCGCGTAACGCCTCAGCCCAAAACCAGTGGGCCGCAAACGGCTCGTGTCGTCGGGCCTGCGGGTGAAGAGTTGTGGACCGATCAATATGGCCGTATCAAGGTCATGTTCCACTGGGATCGCCAGGCGACCGGGGACGAGAACAGCTCTTGCTGGATTCGTGTATCCAGCCCATGGGCAGGTGGTGGTTTCGGCGGACTGCAACTGCCGCGTATCAACGACGAAGTGGTGGTTGATTTTATCGGCGGAAATCCGGATCGGCCGGTGATTCTGGGGCGGGTGTATAACGCGCAGAACATGCCGCCGGTATCGTTGCCGGCCAATGCAACGCAGAGTGGCTTTCGCAGCCAGTCTGTATTCGGCGATCCCAGCATGCGTAACCAGATGATCTTCGAAGATAAGCTGGGCCAGGAACTGGTGGATATGCGTGCGCAGCTGGATATGGTGTTGAACGTGGTACGCAATCTGACGGTCACCGTAGGCGCCAATTTGAAAACGACGGTGGGCGAGACTGAGACGCGGGATGTAACGGGCACCCGCACTACGCATATTGTCGGACATGAAAAGGAAACGTTTGACGCGGGTGTGCATAGAGACATTACTGCTTCTGGCCTGACAGACCATATCAAGGGTGGCGCGACAACAAAGATCATCACCGGCAATAATGTTTTTCGAGTCGAGGAAGGCACCAATACCGTTTATGTGAAATCGAATGAACACCACACCATAGACGGTACGCTGCATCAGGACGTGAAAGAGGCTGCGACGCTGCACTACAAAAACAAACTGACGCGCACCGTTGCAGAGACAGAAGATGTCACGGTAACGGGCGCGGCGACACATACGTATGAAAATACCTTTACGTCGAAGCACGGAGGAAAGGTGCTTTTTGATGCAACGAAACAGGACTTTGAGATCCTGTGCAAAAAGTATACGATTACCGCGTCCAGCGGCGAGATAAAAAATGTGACCTCGCACGCAGTCAATAACTATAAGGCTGGCAGGGACACCACCGTTTCCGGTATCGATTACAAGGCGGTTACGATTCTTGGCTATGACGTAATGCCGATCAAGGTATCGGTGACCTGGGCGGTGAATTTTGGTTATTCGAGCCTGGCAATTCAAGTACAGCCGCTTCGAGTCGCGCTCCGGGGTATCGCCATGCAGCTGGACGGCTTGAATCTGGCCTTAACGGGACTGAAGTTCAGCAATCAGGCGGTGAAAGTCGATGTTAGCGGGGCGAGTTGGAAGGCGGACGGGATCGATCTGAAAACAACAGCCGCGAAAACCACATTACAGGGCCTGGGCGTTACCCTTGCCGGTTTGAAACTATTTGCTTGA
- a CDS encoding lactate/malate family dehydrogenase has product MQRRVGMKIGLIGAGAVGRACLTSLVYAGGAREIVLVNRNHKRAQGMATDIQYGATLLPAVHVRAGHYEDLDRCHLVIVTVGVNEKTGGATDRSDDAGRLRLLEDNAKIYQDIIPKINAVAPGAIILVVTDPPDPLAEVARHYSNGAHVLSSGTLLDSQRMRFHIARHAGVHPSAVEAMVLGEHGTSQVFIWSGVRIGGVPLARVLDVNEKDCEAFQNKIEEEVRFANISIIEGTGASQLGIGMVTAHITSTILNNERLVVPIGSHIEAYETTLSLPSLLSREGVLETYMPALSSREEDALAASAAVIRKAWEGVA; this is encoded by the coding sequence ATGCAACGGAGAGTCGGTATGAAGATCGGTTTGATTGGTGCTGGTGCGGTAGGGCGTGCCTGCTTAACTTCCCTGGTTTATGCGGGAGGCGCTCGCGAGATTGTCCTGGTTAATCGCAATCACAAAAGGGCGCAGGGAATGGCAACGGACATTCAATATGGGGCCACCTTGTTGCCGGCCGTTCATGTACGGGCGGGACACTATGAAGATCTGGACCGGTGTCATCTGGTAATTGTCACGGTAGGCGTGAATGAAAAAACCGGTGGTGCGACCGATCGCAGTGACGACGCTGGTCGCTTGCGGCTGCTGGAGGATAATGCAAAAATCTACCAGGACATCATTCCGAAGATTAATGCGGTCGCGCCGGGGGCCATTATTCTGGTGGTAACCGATCCGCCAGACCCACTGGCCGAGGTGGCGCGCCACTACAGCAACGGTGCGCATGTGCTCAGTTCGGGCACATTGCTCGATTCTCAGCGCATGCGATTTCATATCGCCCGTCACGCAGGCGTGCATCCTTCTGCCGTTGAAGCGATGGTCCTGGGTGAACACGGTACGTCTCAGGTGTTTATCTGGTCTGGAGTCCGTATCGGCGGTGTGCCGCTGGCGCGCGTGCTGGATGTCAATGAAAAGGATTGTGAGGCATTCCAGAATAAAATCGAAGAAGAAGTCCGGTTTGCCAATATCAGCATTATTGAAGGCACCGGCGCCAGTCAACTGGGCATTGGTATGGTCACGGCGCACATTACCAGTACGATCCTGAACAATGAAAGACTGGTCGTGCCTATCGGATCTCATATTGAGGCGTATGAGACGACATTGTCGCTACCCTCGCTATTGAGCAGGGAAGGGGTGCTGGAAACCTATATGCCGGCCCTGTCGTCACGCGAGGAGGATGCACTGGCCGCCAGTGCCGCCGTGATTCGGAAGGCCTGGGAGGGTGTGGCCTGA
- a CDS encoding DJ-1/PfpI family protein: protein MKFRVFMLVVIGFITLSIIAGAVWLLSLPVPGSHTPAPGPDQDEYATTLAALAPAEHRRPLIAIIGINDATETTDYLMPYGILKRADIADVMTLATHDGPVSLYPALTVQPDTTVAQFDRRYPDGADYVIVPAMSRDDDPAVMAWLQQQKAKGAIIIGVCAGAKVVAEAGLLNGKRATTHWYYLKELLQKHPDINYVANRRWVIDNGVVTTTGITASIPTMLTLIEAIAGREKAQQAGQDLGVMQWSAAHDSQSFRFTRPFALTVIQNTMAFWHREKLLMPLHTGIDEVALAMVADAWTRTYRSRVATSAPNKEPIISRNGMHIIADAVSTSSDNRSEVPAVDMAHPATALTDTLGAISKRYGEPTARVVAMQLEYPWPGPKSKLPANDN from the coding sequence ATGAAATTCCGTGTTTTTATGCTGGTTGTGATTGGTTTTATCACGCTCTCGATTATCGCCGGTGCGGTCTGGCTCCTGTCGCTCCCGGTACCGGGCAGCCACACGCCTGCGCCCGGGCCAGATCAGGACGAGTATGCAACAACGCTTGCTGCTCTTGCTCCGGCTGAACACCGGCGCCCTCTCATTGCCATTATCGGGATCAACGACGCCACCGAAACCACAGACTACCTGATGCCCTATGGCATTCTCAAGCGCGCCGATATTGCCGATGTGATGACGCTTGCCACGCATGACGGACCGGTCAGCCTATATCCGGCCCTCACCGTGCAGCCTGACACCACTGTCGCACAGTTTGATCGCCGCTATCCGGATGGCGCAGACTATGTCATCGTGCCGGCGATGAGTCGTGACGATGACCCTGCCGTTATGGCATGGCTGCAGCAACAGAAAGCCAAAGGAGCCATTATTATCGGCGTCTGCGCAGGTGCAAAAGTCGTAGCCGAAGCGGGGCTGCTCAATGGTAAACGCGCCACCACCCACTGGTACTATCTGAAAGAACTGCTGCAGAAACATCCCGATATCAATTATGTGGCAAACCGGCGCTGGGTGATAGACAATGGTGTGGTCACCACAACCGGCATCACGGCCTCCATCCCCACCATGCTTACGCTTATCGAAGCGATTGCCGGTCGTGAGAAGGCACAGCAGGCTGGCCAGGATCTGGGCGTGATGCAGTGGAGTGCCGCGCACGACAGTCAATCGTTCCGCTTCACCCGTCCCTTTGCGCTTACGGTGATTCAAAATACGATGGCATTCTGGCATAGAGAAAAATTGCTTATGCCGCTACATACAGGCATTGACGAAGTCGCGCTGGCCATGGTGGCAGACGCCTGGACCCGCACCTATCGCTCGCGTGTCGCTACATCTGCGCCCAATAAGGAACCCATCATCTCGCGCAACGGCATGCACATCATCGCCGACGCCGTGAGTACATCATCAGATAACCGTAGCGAGGTTCCCGCGGTGGATATGGCGCACCCGGCCACCGCACTGACCGACACGCTAGGCGCCATCAGCAAGCGCTATGGCGAACCGACCGCCCGCGTGGTGGCCATGCAGCTCGAGTATCCCTGGCCCGGACCTAAATCGAAGCTCCCGGCCAATGACAATTGA
- a CDS encoding LysR family transcriptional regulator produces MDINYLQSFITVVEAGSFAEAGRRLDLTSAAVAARIKALEDDMGVELVRRSGRSVKPTASGMRIIESTRSVVRQIRDMRAMAMDRSNQGELRLGCFASALTNILPPILKRLYDIYPETSVFVTPGASIELCRKVAAGELDAAIVVEPQFAVAKHCVWQKFMEEPLVVIAPAHMLGRDAHDVLSSEPFLRYDRSVYGGQLADRYLRDHDLHPRQRLEINSLSSIAVMVHEGLGVSLLPDWSTMWQSLEIIQIPLPGRTLVRRNGLVWNQHGHQAKLAACIHEQARVVFGTGS; encoded by the coding sequence ATGGATATTAATTACCTGCAGAGTTTCATCACGGTTGTCGAAGCCGGCTCGTTTGCCGAGGCCGGCCGGCGGCTTGATCTGACCTCCGCTGCCGTGGCCGCGCGCATTAAGGCGCTGGAAGACGATATGGGTGTCGAACTGGTTCGGCGCTCCGGTCGATCGGTAAAGCCCACCGCCAGCGGCATGCGGATTATCGAAAGCACGCGTTCAGTCGTCAGGCAGATCAGGGATATGCGCGCCATGGCCATGGATCGCAGCAATCAGGGCGAATTGCGTCTGGGCTGCTTCGCATCTGCACTAACCAATATTCTGCCCCCTATCCTGAAGCGGCTCTATGATATTTATCCGGAAACATCGGTTTTTGTAACGCCGGGCGCTTCCATCGAACTGTGCCGCAAGGTCGCCGCCGGCGAACTGGACGCAGCGATTGTGGTCGAACCGCAGTTTGCCGTGGCCAAACATTGTGTCTGGCAAAAATTTATGGAGGAGCCGCTGGTGGTGATTGCACCTGCGCATATGCTGGGTCGCGATGCTCATGATGTTCTGAGCAGCGAACCCTTTCTGCGCTATGATCGCAGCGTCTATGGCGGACAACTGGCCGATCGCTATCTGCGCGACCACGACCTGCATCCCCGGCAACGACTGGAGATCAACAGCCTGTCTTCAATTGCAGTCATGGTGCACGAAGGCCTGGGCGTCTCCTTGCTGCCCGACTGGTCTACCATGTGGCAATCACTGGAGATCATCCAGATTCCACTGCCGGGCAGAACGCTGGTCCGGCGCAATGGGCTGGTCTGGAACCAGCATGGGCATCAGGCAAAGCTGGCGGCCTGTATCCACGAGCAGGCCCGGGTGGTATTCGGCACGGGCAGTTGA